The Candidatus Limnocylindrales bacterium genome contains a region encoding:
- a CDS encoding outer membrane beta-barrel protein: MDKNWILFVVLLLSITFFALPALAEIKAGTSELGLSLGVLRGDDLGSVLVSFPDDPTTPQDESQVLPFETQVKDGFFLGFEYTFHFTTWLGTELDLALIPNVSVEASDLGKLFDMDIRFFNANAVVHLLNGRFVPFVTAGIGIADFSSETIDSTQFINESDFALNFGGGFKVFLTDTFLLRADIRDYRTTPEDLNTLNLIRISGGVAFTF; this comes from the coding sequence GTGGATAAAAATTGGATTCTTTTTGTTGTCCTGTTGTTAAGTATCACCTTTTTTGCTTTACCGGCCTTGGCAGAAATTAAAGCAGGGACTTCAGAACTGGGGTTAAGTTTAGGCGTCCTTCGAGGAGATGATCTTGGCTCGGTTTTAGTATCTTTTCCAGATGATCCGACCACACCTCAGGATGAAAGTCAAGTTTTACCCTTTGAGACTCAAGTAAAAGACGGCTTCTTCCTGGGGTTTGAATATACCTTTCATTTTACAACCTGGTTGGGTACAGAACTGGATCTGGCCCTTATCCCCAATGTATCCGTGGAAGCTTCGGATTTAGGTAAGCTCTTCGACATGGACATTCGTTTCTTCAATGCCAACGCCGTTGTACATCTACTGAATGGTCGCTTTGTTCCCTTTGTAACGGCTGGAATTGGAATTGCCGACTTCAGTAGCGAAACCATCGATTCGACCCAGTTCATCAATGAATCCGACTTTGCACTCAACTTTGGAGGTGGTTTCAAAGTATTTTTGACCGATACTTTTCTTCTTCGGGCAGATATCCGAGATTATCGAACGACACCTGAAGATTTAAATACCCTGAACCTGATTCGGATTAGTGGAGGGGTTGCGTTTACCTTTTGA
- a CDS encoding glucose 1-dehydrogenase, whose translation MKYRPSLLSPHPRRRTELVYDKLKLDGKVALVTGGGRGLGRAMAQALAEAGADVVVVSRTVQEIEETADSIRKMGRKALAIPTDILQIQQVEKAVQITLKEFGKIDILVNNSGVAVVKPLLDLTLEEWNQVIQTNLTGVFIVSKTVGKHMAERRQGKVINMASVAGVRGVTTLSAYAASKAAVINLTRCMAAEWVKYNIRVNAIAPGYFYTSMSAPGLDNEKIREAILSKIPLRRVGQPEELGPLVVYLASEASDFMTGETIFIDGGQSI comes from the coding sequence GTGAAGTATCGGCCCTCCCTTCTATCTCCCCATCCGAGACGAAGGACAGAGTTGGTCTACGACAAGCTAAAACTAGATGGAAAAGTTGCCCTGGTCACAGGAGGTGGGCGGGGTTTGGGAAGGGCTATGGCTCAAGCGCTGGCAGAGGCAGGGGCCGACGTAGTTGTTGTAAGTCGAACGGTTCAAGAAATTGAAGAAACTGCTGATTCCATTCGGAAAATGGGAAGGAAGGCCCTGGCAATCCCAACCGATATCCTCCAGATTCAGCAGGTAGAAAAGGCCGTCCAGATAACCCTGAAAGAATTTGGGAAGATCGATATTCTGGTCAATAATTCGGGAGTTGCGGTGGTTAAACCTCTGTTAGATCTTACCCTGGAGGAATGGAATCAGGTTATTCAGACCAATTTAACCGGGGTTTTCATTGTATCTAAAACGGTCGGAAAGCACATGGCCGAGCGAAGGCAGGGAAAAGTTATCAATATGGCTTCCGTTGCCGGGGTTCGAGGTGTTACGACCCTATCGGCTTATGCAGCCAGTAAAGCCGCTGTGATTAACCTCACCCGATGCATGGCCGCAGAATGGGTTAAATATAACATTCGAGTCAATGCCATTGCCCCGGGTTATTTCTATACTTCTATGTCTGCACCTGGTTTAGATAATGAAAAAATTCGGGAAGCCATTCTCTCTAAAATTCCCCTTCGCCGGGTGGGACAACCTGAAGAACTTGGACCCCTGGTGGTATACCTGGCTTCCGAAGCATCCGATTTTATGACCGGAGAAACTATCTTTATTGATGGAGGTCAATCTATCTGA
- a CDS encoding ATP-binding protein, which produces MGDKIQQNGDIYQTKELLRVLSYLQYPVALLNLSGTIKWANPALERLWGYNQEELKRKKITFLYSKESRKNLPKIQEILTKDSWQGDLVVLRKDKTESPVSVALQVIRDDEGKPLSLLKLIQELTSQKAMEKQLIQSEKLIVIGTLAAGVAHELNQPLMVIRGYTQILLSNHQNDPELKDSLKRIEGQTTRMMKIIQHLRDFSRGSTGMKEPLSINQIIENAFTLLNQQLKAHNIEVIKELAQDLPQIKADANQLEQVIINLIVNARDALDQKGGGEIKVVSRFKKPDKVEVLVSDTGIGMPPHIKNHIFEPFFTTKEAGKGTGLGLNISQRIIKDHGGDISVTSTEGKGTTFVLTFPIYK; this is translated from the coding sequence GTGGGCGATAAAATTCAACAGAACGGAGACATCTATCAAACTAAGGAACTTCTCCGCGTCCTTTCATACCTTCAATACCCTGTAGCCCTTTTGAACCTGAGCGGAACGATAAAATGGGCCAATCCGGCCCTGGAGAGACTTTGGGGTTACAACCAGGAGGAATTGAAAAGAAAAAAAATAACTTTCCTTTACTCCAAGGAATCTCGAAAGAACTTGCCAAAAATTCAAGAGATCTTAACTAAAGATAGCTGGCAGGGTGACCTTGTGGTTCTTAGAAAAGATAAAACAGAATCTCCTGTCTCTGTAGCCCTCCAGGTCATACGGGATGACGAGGGAAAACCGCTATCCCTCCTCAAACTTATTCAGGAATTAACTTCCCAAAAAGCCATGGAAAAACAGTTGATCCAATCTGAAAAGCTGATTGTGATCGGAACTTTAGCGGCAGGAGTTGCCCACGAGCTGAATCAACCCCTTATGGTCATCCGGGGCTACACCCAGATTCTTCTCTCTAACCATCAGAATGATCCCGAATTAAAAGACTCCCTTAAAAGAATTGAAGGGCAAACCACTCGAATGATGAAGATCATCCAACATCTGAGGGATTTTTCCAGAGGATCCACCGGAATGAAGGAACCCCTCTCCATCAATCAAATCATTGAAAATGCCTTTACTTTACTTAATCAACAACTGAAAGCTCACAATATTGAGGTTATCAAGGAGCTGGCTCAAGACCTCCCTCAAATTAAGGCCGATGCCAATCAATTGGAGCAGGTCATTATCAACTTAATTGTAAATGCCCGGGATGCCCTGGATCAAAAGGGAGGTGGAGAAATCAAAGTGGTCAGTCGCTTTAAAAAGCCCGATAAGGTAGAGGTTTTAGTCTCGGATACAGGGATTGGCATGCCACCCCATATAAAAAATCACATTTTTGAACCCTTCTTTACCACTAAGGAAGCTGGAAAAGGAACCGGCCTGGGATTGAATATCAGTCAGAGAATTATTAAAGATCATGGAGGAGACATCTCTGTGACCAGTACGGAAGGGAAAGGAACAACCTTTGTTCTGACCTTCCCGATCTATAAGTAG
- a CDS encoding D-glycerate dehydrogenase, translating to MKPKVFVSRMLPQSALDIIKQNCDMELNTADVRLSKQELIDKIRDKEGLLCLLTDTIDAEVLNSSPTLKIVANVAVGYNNIDVKAATQRKIMVTNTPGVLDNTTGDFTWALLLAVARRVVEADKFTRAGLYKEWGLQLFLGADVYGKTLGIIGLGRIGQVVAKRAQGFDMRILYYDVVRAKPEIEERYKATFVDKDTLLRESDFVTLHVPLFPETTHFISTREFNLMKPTAFLINASRGPVVDEAALVEALRTRRIAGAALDVYEKEPEIHPGLIPLDNVVLAPHIASASVETRTKMAVMAAENLVAGVTGKRPPNLVNPEVLQ from the coding sequence ATGAAACCTAAAGTGTTTGTCTCTAGAATGCTTCCGCAGAGTGCCCTGGATATCATCAAACAGAACTGTGACATGGAGCTTAATACCGCCGATGTTCGATTGAGTAAACAGGAGTTAATCGATAAAATCCGCGATAAAGAGGGCCTTCTTTGCCTTTTAACAGATACCATCGATGCCGAGGTTTTAAACTCCAGTCCCACGCTTAAAATTGTAGCCAATGTTGCCGTTGGATATAACAATATTGATGTTAAGGCCGCCACTCAAAGAAAAATTATGGTTACCAATACACCCGGGGTTTTGGATAATACAACCGGTGATTTTACGTGGGCTTTACTTCTGGCCGTTGCCCGTCGGGTCGTCGAAGCAGATAAGTTTACCCGGGCAGGTCTTTATAAAGAATGGGGGCTTCAATTATTCCTGGGTGCAGATGTTTATGGAAAAACCTTAGGTATTATCGGATTAGGAAGAATCGGACAGGTGGTTGCCAAACGGGCCCAGGGATTCGATATGCGGATCCTTTACTATGATGTTGTAAGAGCCAAACCGGAAATCGAAGAACGTTACAAAGCCACCTTTGTGGATAAGGATACCCTTCTGAGGGAATCTGATTTTGTGACATTACATGTCCCTTTATTCCCTGAGACTACCCACTTCATATCCACCCGAGAATTTAACCTTATGAAACCCACAGCTTTCCTGATCAACGCCTCACGAGGACCTGTGGTGGATGAAGCAGCCCTGGTAGAGGCTTTAAGAACCAGGCGAATTGCCGGTGCGGCTTTAGATGTTTATGAGAAGGAACCTGAGATTCATCCGGGTTTAATTCCTCTGGATAATGTGGTTCTGGCTCCTCACATTGCCAGCGCTTCTGTAGAAACCAGGACAAAAATGGCCGTCATGGCCGCAGAAAACCTGGTTGCAGGCGTTACAGGGAAAAGACCTCCCAATCTCGTAAATCCAGAAGTTTTACAGTAA